One region of Sulfuriroseicoccus oceanibius genomic DNA includes:
- a CDS encoding TlpA disulfide reductase family protein: MKVSSLIKKSSLLMAMAASLSFTASAQEASLKPGAEVPSLELEGVTWVQGEPVKTLDEEGKLYLVECWATWCGPCIAAIPHVNDLSQKFSDDGLVVIGMNVWEDGLEKVQKFVADKGEGMSYRVAYSGGRSSAFADQWLKPAGAKGIPFALLVRDGKLVATAHPSEITDDLVKMALSDDFDAEQFAAKRAEEKAAAEAEDKKIQTLMQQEKWDELKAFANSELADNPSKQRTILGIAAINSGDWAEIQKMVEASEGQERDMMFIRSAFMAPSTDDAKAFATKALETFTESYLIEEGNIARNFAPTIARARFLWLSGDQDAAKASITKLKEQVDANEQAKASGMGSILDKIEAKLTEGEFPPASTLMR, translated from the coding sequence ATGAAAGTATCATCACTGATCAAGAAATCATCGCTCCTGATGGCGATGGCCGCCTCACTCAGCTTCACAGCGTCGGCTCAGGAAGCATCCCTCAAGCCAGGGGCGGAAGTCCCTTCGCTCGAACTTGAAGGCGTCACCTGGGTTCAGGGAGAGCCTGTGAAAACTCTCGATGAAGAGGGCAAACTCTACCTTGTCGAATGCTGGGCTACCTGGTGCGGACCATGCATCGCAGCCATCCCACACGTCAACGACCTCTCGCAAAAGTTCAGTGATGACGGACTCGTGGTGATCGGAATGAACGTCTGGGAAGACGGACTCGAGAAAGTCCAAAAGTTCGTCGCAGACAAAGGGGAAGGCATGAGCTACCGCGTCGCCTACTCGGGTGGCCGCAGTTCGGCATTCGCAGACCAATGGCTCAAGCCAGCCGGCGCCAAGGGCATCCCATTCGCCCTCCTCGTCCGCGACGGCAAACTCGTCGCCACCGCACACCCATCAGAGATCACCGATGACTTGGTGAAGATGGCTCTCTCAGATGACTTCGATGCCGAGCAGTTCGCCGCCAAGCGCGCCGAAGAAAAGGCCGCAGCAGAAGCTGAAGACAAAAAAATCCAGACACTCATGCAGCAGGAAAAGTGGGATGAGCTCAAGGCCTTCGCCAACTCGGAGCTCGCCGACAACCCAAGCAAGCAGCGCACCATCCTCGGCATCGCCGCCATCAACTCGGGCGACTGGGCTGAAATTCAGAAAATGGTCGAAGCCTCGGAAGGCCAGGAGCGCGACATGATGTTCATCCGTTCCGCTTTCATGGCTCCATCGACAGACGATGCCAAGGCATTCGCCACCAAGGCCCTCGAAACCTTCACCGAAAGCTACCTGATCGAAGAAGGCAATATCGCCCGCAACTTCGCTCCTACCATCGCCCGCGCCCGTTTCCTCTGGCTCTCCGGCGACCAGGACGCTGCCAAGGCATCCATCACCAAACTGAAAGAGCAAGTCGATGCCAACGAGCAGGCCAAAGCCAGCGGCATGGGCTCCATCCTCGATAAAATCGAAGCCAAGCTGACCGAGGGTGAGTTCCCTCCAGCCAGCACACTGATGCGCTAA
- a CDS encoding serine hydrolase domain-containing protein encodes MTEFVSTRAAYARNFESRNELGASVAVWKDGELVLSLAEGWMSRKKVKGWSAETLVPFYSVTKGLASSCVLHALDAVDRGLDVELHTLWPGFPEPHLTVGELLSHQGGLAALDRRVSVWDYDEVVDALEEQLTAWDPPQHGYHPRTYGFLLDEVVRRLTGAKTLGEYWRKEIAEPNGLDLWIGLPESEFDRVATLYPGKMTTSTSETVFYEAFNKDGSLTKSAFSSPRGLQSVAEMNVPMAWQAGLPAMGGIGTAAALATYYGMIACGALFSQRVRDWMETPLVNGDDQVLLMPTSFSAGMMKDPVDAAGHKLRTNFGPSTRAFGHPGAGGSHAFGDPENGVGFGYVMNQMELGVLPNVKATDLVSGVYADLLG; translated from the coding sequence ATGACCGAATTTGTATCAACGCGAGCTGCATACGCCAGAAATTTCGAATCGAGGAACGAGTTAGGAGCGTCGGTGGCGGTTTGGAAAGATGGCGAGTTGGTATTGAGTTTGGCGGAGGGCTGGATGTCGCGGAAGAAAGTGAAGGGGTGGTCTGCGGAGACGTTGGTGCCATTCTATTCGGTGACGAAGGGGTTGGCGTCGAGTTGTGTGTTGCATGCACTCGATGCGGTGGACCGTGGTCTTGATGTGGAATTGCATACCCTGTGGCCCGGCTTCCCCGAGCCGCATTTGACGGTCGGTGAGTTGTTATCCCACCAGGGTGGATTGGCAGCGCTCGACCGTCGGGTTTCGGTTTGGGATTATGATGAGGTGGTGGATGCTCTGGAGGAGCAACTAACCGCCTGGGACCCTCCACAGCACGGGTACCATCCACGGACGTATGGGTTCTTGCTCGATGAGGTGGTGCGCCGTTTGACCGGGGCGAAGACATTGGGCGAATACTGGCGCAAGGAGATTGCGGAGCCTAACGGTCTCGATCTCTGGATTGGGTTGCCGGAGTCTGAGTTTGATAGAGTGGCGACTTTGTATCCGGGAAAGATGACGACGAGCACGTCCGAAACGGTTTTCTACGAGGCTTTCAACAAAGACGGATCGCTGACCAAGAGTGCGTTTTCGAGTCCGCGTGGGCTGCAGTCGGTGGCGGAGATGAATGTTCCGATGGCGTGGCAGGCCGGGTTGCCGGCGATGGGTGGGATTGGAACCGCAGCCGCATTGGCGACTTATTACGGCATGATCGCATGTGGTGCGTTGTTTAGTCAGCGCGTTCGCGATTGGATGGAGACTCCGTTGGTGAATGGAGATGACCAGGTGTTGTTGATGCCGACATCGTTCTCAGCTGGAATGATGAAAGATCCGGTGGATGCGGCGGGACATAAATTACGGACCAATTTTGGCCCATCCACGCGGGCGTTCGGGCATCCTGGAGCGGGTGGCAGCCATGCGTTTGGTGATCCGGAGAATGGGGTTGGCTTTGGTTATGTGATGAACCAGATGGAGCTCGGTGTGCTTCCGAATGTGAAGGCGACCGATTTGGTTTCCGGCGTGTACGCTGATTTGTTGGGATAA